GCCGTGATCGCCGCGCTGAAGTCGCGCCAGCTGGGCGCCCTGGCCATCGACGTCTACGAGCAGGAGAGTGCGCTGTTCTTCCACGACCACTCGGGCGACATCATCGACGACGACGTCTTCCACCGCCTCGTCACGTTCCCGAACGTGCTGATCACGGGCCACCAGGGCTTCTTCACGATCGAGGCGCTGCGTGAGATCGCCATGATCACGTTCGACAACCTGGACTGCTTCCGCCGCGGCGGGACGTGCGCCAACCTGTTGCCGGCGCTGCAATAGCGGAGACCGATGACATCCATGGGTTGGCGGTTCACATTGCGTACACCGCCTGCAGCGTGAACGCCCGTGGCGCCATCGGCAGGTCGTGCGGCAGGGCCAGGCCCGGTGCCAGGCTGGGTTCGCGCACATCGGCATCGAGCAGGTTGCGCACGCTGGCCGTGAAGTTCCAGCCGGGGCCACCACGCCGCGTCGCCAGCGTCACGTCCATCGTCGTGTAGCCGTCCAGCGGGGCGCGCGCATCGCCGGGGGCGCGCTGGCGCTCGCCGATCCAGTTGACCTGCGCACTGGCCAGCAGCGCGCTGGCCGCATGCCAGTCGGCCCGCGCATTGACGTGGTGGCGTGGCGCGTAGCCCGCATCGCGTCCGCTGGCATCGTCGACACTGCGCTGGTAGGCGTAGTTGCCGACCAGGCGCAGCCGGCGCAGCGTCCAGCTGCCCTCCAGTTCCAGGCCGCGGCCCGTCTGGCTGCCCGCGTTGGCATAGGTCGCGCCCGTGCCGGCCACGGGGTTGGCCAGCGTGCGGATGATGTCGTGCATGCGGTAGCGGAACAGGGTCAGGTTGACGAGCGCGTCGGCCCGGGCCTGCCACGCGAAGGCCGCCTCCAGCGTGCCGTTGGTTTCCGGCTTCAGGGCGGGATTGCCCAGCGCGACCGGGTTGGTGATGCTGTAGCTCTCGTTGAACGAAGGGGCCCGGAACGCGCGGCCATACAGCAGCTTGGCGGTGAGATCGTAGCTGGCATCCCACACCACCGCCAGGCGCGGATTGGTGGTGCCGCCGAAGTCGGAATAGCGGTCATGCCGCACGCCGGCCGTCACGCTCCAGTCGCGCGCCACGCGCCACTCGTCCTGCACGTAGACGTAGTCGATCTTGCGCCGTTGCGGCAGCAGGAACGGGTCGGTGGCAGAGAAATCGGCCACGCCCGGCAGCGGCACGGGCAGGCCATTGCGGGCATAGGTGAAGTTGCGGGTCTCGTGCGTGCGGTACATGTCCAGGTCGTCGTGGCCGACGCCCACGCGCACGTGGTGGCCGCTCCAGCCGCCGTAGTCGGCCCAGGCGGACAGGCGCAGGATGCGTTCGAATGCGTCCGGGCCGCCGCGCATGCCGGCCGGGAAGGCGCCCGTCGGCAGGCGCGCACCCGCCGGCAGCAGCACGAAGTCGACCGGGATCTCCTGGCGATACGCCTGCCGGTTGATGGCCGCGCCCAGTCCCCAGTCGCGCCGCCACTGCGGGTCCGCCCACGTCAGGCCGGTCGTAATGCGCGCGCTGCGCTGCCGGCCCACGGGGTCGAGTGCGGAGGCGATGCCGGCGCCCGTGCCCAGGTCGTCGCGCAGCTTGTAGCCCGCGCGCGCGGTCCAGTGTCCCCAGGCCAGCTGCAGGTTGGCGTCGAGCGCCTGGTAGCCCACGTTGACGGGTCCGGGCGCCAGGCTGGCATCGCTGCCGTACAGGCGGTCGTTACGGCTCTGCGCGTCCGCCTCGATGACGGAGCGGAAGCCATCGCTGCGGCCGCGCCGCAGATAGGCGGCCACGTCGACCGGTCCGATGCTGCCGCCATGCTGCAGCCAGCCGTCGCGCGTGCGGAACGAGCCGGCGCGCACGCCCACTTCGGTGCCCGGCGTGTCGGCCGCGCCCTTGGTGATGAGGTTGACGACGCCGGAGAAGGCGTCGGAGCCGTACAGCGCCGAGCCGGGCCCGCGCATCACCTCGATGCGGGCGATGTGCTCGACCGGGTAGCCGCCCCACAGGTTGCCCTTGTTGCCGGTGAAGGCGGTGGTGACCGGCACGCCATCCTGCAACAGCAGCAGCTGCGGCGTGAACTGGCTGACGATGCCGCGCACCACGTACAGCGGCGTGTAGTTGTTGGCGCTGCGGTTGACGTGCAGGCCCGGCACCGTCTCCAGCACCTGGTCCAGGTCGGTCGCGCCCATGGCGGCGATGTCGGCGGCCGTGATGACGGTTGCCACGCCCGGTGCCCGGCGCAGCGCCGTGCTGCTGCCGCTGGCGATGCTGACGGTGTCGTTGTCGCCATAGACGAGCGACAGGTCCTCCTCGTCGGTGGCGGGCTGCGCGGCGGCGGGCAGGGCAAAGGCGGCGGCCAGCGCCAGGCACACGACGCGTGCGGCGGTGAAAGACTGCGCTGACAACTTCAAGTGGGGCTCCTTGGCTCGGCAATCTGCGTTGACAATGATGAACGGTGCATACAATTGCCGTCTATCAAATGCAGTGTTGTTGAGGCATTGTAACGGCAGCAAGGAAGCTGTCAAACCGGAAATACAACACCGCGAGCGGCGCGCCGTGCTAGGCCCGCAACTGCCGCGGCGCCTCGGCCGACAGGCCGAACTGGCGCCGCACCAGCGCCTCGAACTGCACCGCCGGCACGGGCGCGCTGAGCAGGTAGCCCTGCAGCAAATCGCAGCCGAGCGCCTGCAGGAAGCCCAGCTGCGCCTCGGTCTCCACGCCTTCGGCCACCACTTCCAGGCGCAGGCTGTGCGCCAGCGCGATGATGGCGGTGACGATGGCCACGTCGTCGGCGTCCCGCGGCACGTCGCGCACGAACGAGCGGTCGATCTTGATGATGTCCACGGGGAAGCGCTTCAGGTACGACAGCGACGAGTAGCCGGTGCCGAAGTCGTCGATCGACAGGCGCACGCCCAGCTCGCGCAGCGCATGCAGCGCCGCCAGCGTGTCCTGCGCATGTTCCATCAGCGTGCTTTCCGTGATCTCCAGCTCCAGCAGGTGCGGCGGCAGGCTGGTCGCGGCCAGCACGCCCTGCACCGTGGCGGCGAAATCGGGCTGCAGCAGTTGGCGCACCGACACGTTGACGGCCACCCGCAGCGGCGGCAGGCCTTCACCCAGCCACTGGCACAGGCGCGCGCAGGCCGTGCGCAGGACCCAGTCGCCCAGCGGGTTGATCAACCCCGTCTCTTCGGCCAGCGGGATGAATTCGCCCGGGGGCACCATGCCGCGGGTCGGATGGTGCCAGCGCAGCAGCGCCTCCATCGCGACGATGCGTTCGCCGTCCACCGTCATCTGGGGCTGGTAGTAGACCTCCAGCTGGCCCAGTTCCAGGGCGCGGCGCAGGTCCGCTTCGAGCCGGACATGCTCCGAGATCGACAGCTCCATCGACGGCTCGTAGAACTTGAAGCCGGCATTGGTGCGCTTGGCCTGGTACATGGCGCTGTCGGCATGCTTGACCAGCGTGGCGACATCGTCGCCGTCGCGCGGGTACATGGCGATGCCCACGCTGCTGGTGACGAAGATGTCGTGCCCGTCGATCTGGAACGGCGCCTCCAGGGCGCGGCAGATGGTCTGGGCGACGGCGGCGGCGGCAGGGCCGTCCACGTCGCCCAGCACGACGGTAAATTCGTCGCCGCCCAGGCGCGCCACGGTATCGACATTGCGCACGCTGTGGCGCACCCGCTGCGCCACGGCCACCAGCAGGCGGTCGCCCACGTCGTGGCCCAGGTTGTCGTTGACGTACTTGAAGCGGTCCAGGTCCATGAACAGCACCGCCAGCCTGGTCTCATGGGCACCCGCGTGGGCGATGCCCTGGCCCAGCAGCTCGAAGAACAGCGTGCGGTTCGGCAGGCCTGTCAGCAGGTCGTTGTAGGCCAGGTGGCGGATCTTCTTCTCGGCCCGGTTGGCCTCGATGATGCGGCGCACCCGCTGCGACAGCACGGCATAGTGGATCGGTTTCGGGATGTAGTCGCTGGCGCCGGCGGCGAACGCGCGTTCCACCGAGTTGTTGTCCTGCAGCGCCGTGATCATCAGCACGGGGATGGCGCGCCCGCCCGGCAGTTCCTGCAGGCGCGCGCAGGCGGTGAAGCCGTCCATCACGGGCATCACCGCGTCCATCAGGATCACGTCGGGCTGGCAGCGCGGCAGCATGGCCAGCGCTTCGGCGCCGTCGGCCGCTTCCTCGACCCGGAAGCCGTCGCGCTGCAACGTGTGGCGCAGCGTGGTGCGGGTGCTGCGGTCGTCGTCGACCACCAGCACGCTGGCCTGCTCGGCCAGCGCCAGTTCCATGTCGGCCGCCGGCGTATCCACTTCCGCCTGCAGCAGTGCCGCCACGGCCGCATGGGCCGCGTGCAGGGGCGCCAGCAATGGCGCCACCAATGGGGCCAGTGCCGCCGTGCCGTCCGCCTCGCTGGCGGCCATGGCGCGCTGCTCGGCTTCCTGCGCCAGTGCGGCGAGCACGCTGGCGCCCAGGTTGCCGGCCGCGCCCTTGAGCGCATGGGCGCGCGCCCGCGCGGTGGCGCTGTCGCCCTGGGCGACGGCCGCTTCCAGGTCGGCCAGGTACACGGGCGCGTCCTCCAGGAAGGGCGTCACGGCCTGCGGCAGCGCGGGGCCGAGGATGTCGCGCAACTTGTCGAACACGGCGTGGTCGAGGATGGCGTCGGTGGCATCGCTGCCGCCGGCCGGCGCCGCCGTGCTGGCCGCCGTCGGCAGCCAGCGCTCCAGCTTGTGGCGCAGTTCGACCAGCGTGATCGGCTTGGCCAGGTAGTCGTCCATCCCGGCCGCCAGGCACTTCTCGGCGTCGCCGCGCTGGGTATTGGCCGTCATCGCCACGATGGGCGTGCGGCGGCCCAGGGTGGCTTCGGCGGCGCGGATGTGCGCGGTCGCTTCGTAGCCGTCCATCTCCGGCATGCTGCAGTCCATCAGGATCAGGTCGAAGCGGCCGCGCTGCACGGCGGCCACGGCGGCGCGACCGTCGGCGGCGAACTCGCACACGCAGCCGTTCATCGACAGCATGCCGGCCGCCACCATCTGGTTGGTGCGGTTGTCTTCCGCCACCAGCACACGGAAGGCGCGCGCCGGGGCAGGCAGGGCGGCGGCCGGCGCGGCCAGTGGCGCGACCGGCTGCACGCTGGCCGGCGTGGCGCGGACCGTGAACACGAACGTCGTACCTTCGCCGGGCGTGCTGGCGACCGCGATGTCGCCGCCCATCAGCGCCGTGAGCTGGCGGCAGATCGCCAGGCCAAGGCCGGTGCCGCCGTAGCGCCGCGTCGTCGACGGGTCGGGCTGCACGTACGATTCGAACAGGTGGCGCAGCACGTCGGCGTTCATGCCGATGCCCGTGTCGCGTACCTCGAAGCGCAGGCCGGGGGCGCCGCCGACGTCGGCGGTTGCCACCCGCACCATGACCTCGCCGCGTTCGGTGAACTTGACGGCGTTGCCCAGCAGGTTGATCAGGATCTGGCGCAGCCGCAGGGCGTCGGCATGGACGGCGGCCGGCACGCCGGGCGCCAGGTCGAAGCCCAGCGCGACGCCTTTCTGCTGCGCCGTGCGCGCCAGCAGCTCGACCACGTCGGCCAGCAGGCGGCCCACGTCGAAGTCGCTTTCCTGCAGCGCCAGCTTGCCCGCTTCCATCTTGGAGAAGTCGAGGATGTTGTTGATCAGTTCGATGAGGGTGCGCGACGCGTTCCATGCCACGTCCACGCACTCGCGCTGGCGGGGAGTGAGCTGCATTTCCTTGAGCATGTCCAGCATGCCGACGACGCCATTCAGCGGCGTGCGCACCTCGTGGCTGACGGTAGCCGCGAATTGCGCCTTGATCCGCGCCATGTTGACGGCCGCGTCGCGCGACTCCTTCAGCTCTTCCTCGCGCTGCTCCAGCACCGTCATCATCTGGTTGAACGTGTGCGCCATGTCGACCAGTTCGCGCGGTCCGGCGGCGTCGGCGCGCAAGCGCGCCTCACCACGGCGGGCCCGCCGCATCAGGTTCGACAGTGCACGCAGCGGTTCCGTCATGCGCCGCGTCAGCACGCGCACCAGCAGCAGCAGGATGACGGCAAACGACAGCGTGATGCCGAGGTTGCCCAGCATCAGGGACCAGGTCAGCTTGTTCAGCGTGCCTTTGCCGACCTGGACATGCACGTAGCCCAGCAACTGGGGTTGCTGCTCCTGCGCGTCGAATGGCGACGCCTCGGACTGGCCACCCAGCACCGGCGCGGCAAACAGCCACGCGTCGCCGTTCTCGGCCACCAGCGTGGCGCGGGTGGGGGCGGCGCGGGTGTCGGGCGGCAGCGCCCAGCGGCCGCCGTGGGCCTGCGCCAGCAGCACCCGGTGGCGCGCGTCGCTGATCTGCACCGCCGTCACGTCGGGGAATGCCAGCGTGCTGCCGACCACTTCGCGCGCGTTCTCGGGTGAATGGAACAGCAGGGCCAGGGTGCTCTGGCGGGCGAAATTGTCGGCGACGCGCTGGCCCTGGCCCAGGAAGTAGTCGCGCATGCGGGCGCTCGCCTGCATCGAATTCATCAGCGACGAGAACAGCGCCAGGCCGATGATGGCGACGGAAACGATGACGGACAGCTGCAGGCCGAAGCCGGTGCGGCGCAGGGCCCGGTCGACCCGGCTGGCGACGGAGACGTTCATGGCACCCTTGCGCTCACGGCCGCGGGAACACGAAATCGAAGCTGCGCTGCTGCTGCCAACCCAGCTGCAGGCCCACGTGGCTGGCCGTGCGCAGGTTGATCGCCGTCTGCAGGGTGCGCGACGGGGCCAGCGTGCGCCCGCGCGGGCCGCCCGCCAGCATGCCCAGCGCGGAGCTGGCCAGGGTCCGGCCCATCTCCACGTTGTCGGGCACCATCGCGAACAGCGCGCCCTTCTTCACATGCAGGACGTTGCTGGAGAAGAGCGGCACGCCGCCATTCCACGTCTCGCGCAGCACCAGCGGCAGGATCGTGCTTTCCTCCACCGTGGTGGCGTCGTGCGGCAGCCAGACGGCGTCGCGGCGCCCGTCCGCGGCGGCGATCAGCTGCGGATACAGCTGGGCGGCGCGGGCCATGTCGCCCGCCACGTAGGCGGCCAGCTCCAGCCCCTGGGCCCGGGCGGCGTCGCGCGCCAGGCGGATCAGCCACTCGCTGTTCTTCGGGTTGAAGACGACGATGACACGCTTCAGTTCCGGCAGCAGGGCATGCAGCCGCGCGAACAGCAGCGCCGGGTCCGGCGTCAGGCTGATGCCGGCCACGTTGTCCGTGTCGGAGAGCAGCAGCACGCCACCCACCAGCACGGAAATGTCGCGATCCAGCCCGGCCGTCGCCGACAGGCCCTGGCGCCCGAGCGCGATGACGACCTTGGTGCCGGCCTGGCGCAGCCTGGCGTTGAGTTCGGCGCCGTCCAGCCTGGTGTCGACGGCGTAGCTGCGCACGGGCAGCCCGGTCCGTTCCTCGATCCCCTTGATCATGCTGCTGAACGCGGCCAGGAAAGGCTGCGCCACGTTCGGGTACAGCACCGCGATGGTGCCCTTGCCGATCGAGGCGCGGACGTCCGGCCGGCGCAACTGGTCCTCCAGCTGTGCCATCGTCACGGGCACGACGTCGTCGCGCCCTGGCAACGCCGGACTGGCGCCGTCGATGGTGTCGAACAGCGCGCCGACGGACTGGCGCGCCTGGGCCGGAATGCCGGGCAGCTCGATGGTCGGAAGCGCGGCGGCAGGGGCGCCGCCCAACGTGGGCGTGGCACCCGCGGTGCCGGCCAAGGCGCCAAGCAGCAGCGCGGCCGTGGCCGCTACGCGCGCGGCGCAGGTTTTTGCTCGGATCATTTCGTTCTTTCGGTGCAGGCAGGCCTGCCAACATCACAATGACGCAATACCCGGCAGTATAAGCGTTCCATTAGCCAGAAAGAAATTAATTTACTGACGGCATTATTACCGAACCGCGTGGCTGTCATGGAAAGACGGCGTCGAACGGATGCTGGTGGCTCTCCATATCGAGGCCCAGGTGACTGGCCGTGCGCGTGTTGACGGCGAGCCGCACGGCGCGCAGGGGCTGCAGGCCGGGCCGTGCGGTCTCCTCCGGCCCCACCGCGGCCTGGGCCAACGCGGCCAGCTCGCGGCCCAGCGCCACGTTGTCCGGATATAAAGCGAACAACACGCCTTTCTTGACGTGCAAGATGCTGCTGGAGAACAGGGGGACGGCGCGGTTCCAGGATTCGCGCAGCAGCATCGGCAGGATCGTCGTGTCGTCCACGGTAACGCTGTCCTGCGGCAGCCAGAGCGCATCGCGGCGGCCTTCCGCCATGGCGAAGGCCGCGTGGTAGCCGCGCACCGCACCGGCCAGGTCGTTGGCCTCAATGGCGAGCAGCTCCAGTCCCTGGCCCCGCGCGGCCTCGCGCGCCAGGCGTACGATGGCCTGGCTGTGCACCGGGTGGTAGACGACGAAAACGCGCCGTACGCCCGGCACCAGCGTCTTCAGCCAGGAGAACAGCAGGACCGGGTCGGGCGCCAGGCCGATCCCGCGCCAGCGTTCCGGCTCGGGCAGCGCGCCGATGCCGCCCACGACGATGCCGAAGGAACCGTCCAGCGCCCCCGCCGCGCGCAGGCCCTGGCGGCCCAGTGCGATCACGGTCCGCGCGCCCTGGCGCTTCAGGCCGGACTGCACCTCCGCGCCGCTGCCGGCGCCCACCGGGATCGCGCGCACCTTGCCGCCCAGCTGCTGCTCGACGCCGCCGATGATTTCCGTGAATACCTTGCGGTAGGGTTCGCCGATATCGGGGAACAGCACGGCGATCGTATCGCTGGCCGCCGTGACGGCGCGTGCGGGCCCGGCCAGGCCGGCCAGCAGCAATGCCAGCAGGGCCGCCGAGAACGGGCGGAGAAGGCGCAAACGGGTCACGGGCAATGTTCCAGATAAATATTGCTGTAAAGGTATTTCAGCAGTCTAACGCCCCGGCGGGCGTTTTTGTACCTGTATTATCGAGCATGTTGTCTAGACGTCTCATCCTGGGGTATGCATAGCGGGCTGCAACTTTTGCCGGAGCGCGCTACAGTGTGTCTTTTGCCACACATTCAGGATTCGCCCAAGGAGAACCCATGCAGATCGATCTGACCGGAAGAACCGCCATCGTCACCGGCTCCACGCGGGGCATCGGCTACGCCATTGCGCTGGGACTGGCCCGGGCCGGCGCCAGCGTCGTCGTCACGGGGCGCAAGCAGGTCGACGTGGACGCCGCGCTGGCGCGGCTGGCGGGCGCCGTGCCGGGCGCACGGGTACGGGGCCATGCGGTGGACCTGGGCGGCGCGGCCGGCTTCGACCAGCTCAAGGCGCGTGAACCCGAGTGCGACATCCTCGTCAACAACGTCGGCATCTTCGGGCCGCAGCCCTTTGCCGAGATCCCGGACAGCGAATGGACGCGCTTCTTCGAAGTCAACGTGATGTCCGGCGTGCGCGCGAGCCGCGCCTGGCTGCCCGGCATGCAGCAACGCAATTGGGGTCGCATCGTCTTCATCTCGTCCGAATCGGCCATCAACATCCCGGCGGACATGATCCACTACGGCTTCACGAAAACGGCCAACCTGGCCGTCGCGCGGGGCCTGGCCAAGAGCCTGGCGGGCACGGGCATCACGGTCAACAGCGTGTTGCCGGGCCCGACGCTGTCGGAAGGCGTGCAGGACATGGTGGCGCCAGGCGAGAGCGCCGAGGTGGCGCTGGAGCGCGCCAATGCGTTCGTGCGCGCCCACCGCGCCAGTTCGATCCTGCAGCGCGTCGCCATGCCGGAGGAGGTGGCCAACCTGGTCGTGTACGTGTGCTCGCCCCAGGCATCGGCCACCACCGGCGCCGCGCTGCGGGTGGACGGCGGCACGGCCGATACGATCTGAGCGGCATGACGGACGGCGTCGCACCGGACCCTGGCCGCCAGCGCGCGACGCTGGCGATCCTCGCCATCACGCAGATTGCCTCGTGGGGCTCGCTGTACTACAGCATCACGATCCTGGGGCCGGCGCTGGCGCGCGAGTTCCAATGGAGTGGCGCGATGGTCTACGGCGCCTATTCGTGGAGCCTGATCGTCTCGAGCCTGGCCGCGACGCCGGCCGGCGCGCTGCTGGACCGGCTGGGCGGGCGCGTCGTCATGGGCGCCGGCTCCCTGGCCGCCGCGGCCGGCATGCTGCTGCTGGCCGGCACCACGTCATGGGCGCTGTACGTGCTGGCGTGGACCGTGCTGGGCCTGGCGATGGCGCTGACGTTGTACGAGGCGGCGTTTGCCACGCTGAACCGCGACTTCGGCGCCGCGTCGCGCCGCCTGATCTCGACCCTGACGCTGTTCGGCGGCTTCGCCAGCACGGTATTCTGGCCGCTGACCATGCGCCTGGACACGGCGCTGGGCTGGCGTGGCACGTGCCTCGCCTATGCCGTCATGCACCTGGTGTTGTGCCTGCCCTTGCACCTGTGCCTGGCTGGCCGGCACGGGGGAACGGCCCGGGCCCCGGCGACCGCCAGCGCCAGCGGCGGCGACCTGCAACTGCGCGAGGCGCTGCGCCACCCGGCGTTCTGGAAGCTCGCGCTGGCGTTTGCCGTCAATGCGCTGATCTTTTCCGCACTGGCCGTGCACCTGATCCCGCTGCTGCGCCAGCTGGGCTACGGCGCCACGCTGGCGGTCGCCCTGGCCGCGTTGATCGGGCCGGCCCAGGTGGCGGGGCGGATTGCCGAGCGGTTGTGGTTCCAGGACGCGCCGCCGCAGCGCATCGGCCGGCTCGCCTTTGCCGCGCTGCCGGCCGGACTGCTGGCGATGGTGCTGCTGGCGCACCGGCAGTGGGCGGCCGGCCTGTTCTGCCTGCTGCTGGGGGCCAGCAACGGCGTGCTGACGATCGTCCGTGGCACGGTGCCGCAGGAACTGTTCGGCCGCCGCCATTACGGTGCCATAGCCGGTGCCATGGCCGGCCCATCGCTGCTGGCGCGGGCGGCAGGACCGCTGCTGACGGCGTTGCTGCTGGGCGCGGGCACGTCGCCGCTGGCCCTGCTGGGCCTGTTCCTGGGCTTGTCGCTGCTGTCGCTGGGCGGTTTCGTCGCCGCCACGATACCGGGTGAGCGGCGCTCGGACGGGGTAGCCGAAGCCAAGGCGCCGGGCCCCGGCTGAGCGCTTGCGCTATCATGCCGGGATGAAATACCGACTCTTTCTGTTCGACCTGGACGATACACTGCTGGACTTCAAGGCTTCGGAGCGGCGCTCGTTCGAGCGCACGCTGCGCGCGCTGGGACTGGCGCCGCTGCCTGCGGGTTTGTTCGAGCGCTACCAGGCCATCAACCTGGCGTTGTGGCAGGCCTTCGAGGCAGGCACCGTCGCCAAGGATTTCCTGAAGGTGGAGCGCTTCCGCCGTACGTTCGCCACGGCTGGCCTGGACCTGGATGCCCAGGCGGCCAGCCACCTGTACCTGGAAGCGCTGGCCGATACCGTCGTGCTGGTCGACGGCGCGCGCGAGCTGTGCGCCGCGCTGGCGGAGGTGGGCGAGGTGGGCATCATCACCAATGGCGTCGACCAGATCCAGCAGCGCCGCATCGCCAGTTCCGGCCTGGCCGGACATGTCTCGTTCGTCGCCACGTCGGAAGCGTGCGGCCACGCCAAGCCGGACGGCCGTTTCTTCGACTACACGGTGCGCATGGCGCGCACGTTCACCCCCGCCGAGACCGTGATTGTGGGCGACCGGCTGGATGCCGACATCCTGGGCGCGAACCGCTTCGGGATCGACAGCGTATGGTTCAATCCCGGGACACTGGCCAATGCCGGCACGGCGCGGCCAACGTGGGAGGTGGCGCGGCTGGAGCAGGTGATACCGGTATTGCGTGAGGCAACCGGGGTCTGTCCCCGCGGGGACTGACCCCGAAGTTCGGCGGCGTTCCTGCGAAATGAAGTCACTTCGGGGTCAGTCCCTGTGCAGGGACAGACCCCAAGAAAAATGCCGGGCAAGCCCGGCATTTTCATTTACTGCAGCCAGCGGCCGATTACCAGCCGCGCATTACCAACCAATATCGTGCAGCAGCGGCAACGTCAGGTCCTTCGGCGGCTCGACTTCATGCGTCAGGTCCGAATTGATCGCCGGTTCCATCAGCTGGTTCGGGCGGGCGGACGTGGTGAAGTGCGATACCGAGGAGCCCGGTTCGAACGTCGTCGGCGTGTACATCAGGATACGCTTCTGGTTGTCCGTGCCGGCCATCCTGGTCTCGTCGGCCTTGAACGTGGCGACGATGCCCGACTTGGTGCGGGAACGGTAGGCCAGCTTGGCCTTCAGCGCATTGCCGTCGGCCTGGCTGATGCGCACCGCCGGGATCGTGACGGACGGATCGCTGCCGCTCATGCCGGCCGGGTCGCCTGGGGCGTTGTCGGCGACGATCATGCCGATCGCGCCGGCGGCCTGTACATTGGCGGCCTTGACGACGAACGTGCACGAACCGCGGTCCACCAGCGCGATATTGCCGGCAACGGCTTTCGCGTTGATCGGATTCAGCGGCTCGCAAGCGAAGCCCGTACCGGCTGGCTGGTCGACGACCGGCATCAACTGGCCGGCGACGGTCTTCGAGCCGATCGGCAGGCCGAAGCTGGCTTCGCCGAACTTGTAGTTGCCGGCGGTCGAACCTGCGGCGCTGCCGCTGATGTTGACGACGCCCAGCTTGCCCAGCACGTCAGGCACGGCGGCCGTCACTTCCGGGCCGCTCCAGGACATGCCGTCGCCGCTGACCGCATTGGCGATACGCTCCGCCGGGGTCATCTGCGTCCACGTCTTGTTGGTACGGTTGTCCGTCATGAAGTGATCCCAGATCGACGGAGTGTCCAGGTAGTACTGGCCCGTTTCCTCGTCGGAGAAGCTCTGGAAGCCCAGGCCATGGCCCATTTCGTGCAGCAGCACGGCCACGAAGTCGGTGCCCCCTTGGTCGGCGCCGTCCAGGCCCAGGTAGAAGGGCGAACCGGGCAGGCAGTCCTCGGCCAGGCCCAGGCGCGAGTTGAAGCGCGCGCGGATGTCGGCGATGCTCGGGCTCTGGTCCACGCCGGACAGCTTGTTGGCCAGCGCGCTCGGGTACCAGGTGTTCGCTTTCGGCGCGCCTGGGAAGTCGGAGAACACTTCCATCGTGCCGGCCGAACCCAGCGTCGCGGACGTTGCCGTGCAGCGCAGCGGTTCGAAACTGGCCTGGATGCGGATCGGCACCGAGCTGTTCAGCTTGGAACCCCAGATGTTGGCGGCGTGCGTGAAGGCGATCAGGCGCTGTTCGCCCAGGGTCGTGCCGGTGTTGCCACCGACGGGCTCGACCGGCGTCGGGTCGTTGAAGCCCACGCCCGGTTCGTTGGCGTTGACGATGACGATCGGTGCGGCGGCCTGGGCGGCACCGGCGGCGCTGAACGCGACGGCGAGGGCGGCGATGATGCTCTTCATGTTATTGCGCTTCATAGTTGCGCTCCTTGGCTTGCGCGGTGCGCGTGGTTTGCGTGGCTGCCAGGGCAGCGTCTTCGGTCTCTGCGCAGGCTTCGCTCAGCGAG
This is a stretch of genomic DNA from Pseudoduganella chitinolytica. It encodes these proteins:
- a CDS encoding TonB-dependent receptor plug domain-containing protein, which translates into the protein MKLSAQSFTAARVVCLALAAAFALPAAAQPATDEEDLSLVYGDNDTVSIASGSSTALRRAPGVATVITAADIAAMGATDLDQVLETVPGLHVNRSANNYTPLYVVRGIVSQFTPQLLLLQDGVPVTTAFTGNKGNLWGGYPVEHIARIEVMRGPGSALYGSDAFSGVVNLITKGAADTPGTEVGVRAGSFRTRDGWLQHGGSIGPVDVAAYLRRGRSDGFRSVIEADAQSRNDRLYGSDASLAPGPVNVGYQALDANLQLAWGHWTARAGYKLRDDLGTGAGIASALDPVGRQRSARITTGLTWADPQWRRDWGLGAAINRQAYRQEIPVDFVLLPAGARLPTGAFPAGMRGGPDAFERILRLSAWADYGGWSGHHVRVGVGHDDLDMYRTHETRNFTYARNGLPVPLPGVADFSATDPFLLPQRRKIDYVYVQDEWRVARDWSVTAGVRHDRYSDFGGTTNPRLAVVWDASYDLTAKLLYGRAFRAPSFNESYSITNPVALGNPALKPETNGTLEAAFAWQARADALVNLTLFRYRMHDIIRTLANPVAGTGATYANAGSQTGRGLELEGSWTLRRLRLVGNYAYQRSVDDASGRDAGYAPRHHVNARADWHAASALLASAQVNWIGERQRAPGDARAPLDGYTTMDVTLATRRGGPGWNFTASVRNLLDADVREPSLAPGLALPHDLPMAPRAFTLQAVYAM
- a CDS encoding EAL domain-containing protein → MNVSVASRVDRALRRTGFGLQLSVIVSVAIIGLALFSSLMNSMQASARMRDYFLGQGQRVADNFARQSTLALLFHSPENAREVVGSTLAFPDVTAVQISDARHRVLLAQAHGGRWALPPDTRAAPTRATLVAENGDAWLFAAPVLGGQSEASPFDAQEQQPQLLGYVHVQVGKGTLNKLTWSLMLGNLGITLSFAVILLLLVRVLTRRMTEPLRALSNLMRRARRGEARLRADAAGPRELVDMAHTFNQMMTVLEQREEELKESRDAAVNMARIKAQFAATVSHEVRTPLNGVVGMLDMLKEMQLTPRQRECVDVAWNASRTLIELINNILDFSKMEAGKLALQESDFDVGRLLADVVELLARTAQQKGVALGFDLAPGVPAAVHADALRLRQILINLLGNAVKFTERGEVMVRVATADVGGAPGLRFEVRDTGIGMNADVLRHLFESYVQPDPSTTRRYGGTGLGLAICRQLTALMGGDIAVASTPGEGTTFVFTVRATPASVQPVAPLAAPAAALPAPARAFRVLVAEDNRTNQMVAAGMLSMNGCVCEFAADGRAAVAAVQRGRFDLILMDCSMPEMDGYEATAHIRAAEATLGRRTPIVAMTANTQRGDAEKCLAAGMDDYLAKPITLVELRHKLERWLPTAASTAAPAGGSDATDAILDHAVFDKLRDILGPALPQAVTPFLEDAPVYLADLEAAVAQGDSATARARAHALKGAAGNLGASVLAALAQEAEQRAMAASEADGTAALAPLVAPLLAPLHAAHAAVAALLQAEVDTPAADMELALAEQASVLVVDDDRSTRTTLRHTLQRDGFRVEEAADGAEALAMLPRCQPDVILMDAVMPVMDGFTACARLQELPGGRAIPVLMITALQDNNSVERAFAAGASDYIPKPIHYAVLSQRVRRIIEANRAEKKIRHLAYNDLLTGLPNRTLFFELLGQGIAHAGAHETRLAVLFMDLDRFKYVNDNLGHDVGDRLLVAVAQRVRHSVRNVDTVARLGGDEFTVVLGDVDGPAAAAVAQTICRALEAPFQIDGHDIFVTSSVGIAMYPRDGDDVATLVKHADSAMYQAKRTNAGFKFYEPSMELSISEHVRLEADLRRALELGQLEVYYQPQMTVDGERIVAMEALLRWHHPTRGMVPPGEFIPLAEETGLINPLGDWVLRTACARLCQWLGEGLPPLRVAVNVSVRQLLQPDFAATVQGVLAATSLPPHLLELEITESTLMEHAQDTLAALHALRELGVRLSIDDFGTGYSSLSYLKRFPVDIIKIDRSFVRDVPRDADDVAIVTAIIALAHSLRLEVVAEGVETEAQLGFLQALGCDLLQGYLLSAPVPAVQFEALVRRQFGLSAEAPRQLRA
- a CDS encoding ABC transporter substrate-binding protein — translated: MIRAKTCAARVAATAALLLGALAGTAGATPTLGGAPAAALPTIELPGIPAQARQSVGALFDTIDGASPALPGRDDVVPVTMAQLEDQLRRPDVRASIGKGTIAVLYPNVAQPFLAAFSSMIKGIEERTGLPVRSYAVDTRLDGAELNARLRQAGTKVVIALGRQGLSATAGLDRDISVLVGGVLLLSDTDNVAGISLTPDPALLFARLHALLPELKRVIVVFNPKNSEWLIRLARDAARAQGLELAAYVAGDMARAAQLYPQLIAAADGRRDAVWLPHDATTVEESTILPLVLRETWNGGVPLFSSNVLHVKKGALFAMVPDNVEMGRTLASSALGMLAGGPRGRTLAPSRTLQTAINLRTASHVGLQLGWQQQRSFDFVFPRP